A window from Ornithorhynchus anatinus isolate Pmale09 chromosome X4, mOrnAna1.pri.v4, whole genome shotgun sequence encodes these proteins:
- the LPCAT3 gene encoding lysophospholipid acyltransferase 5 → MTVGERGFGLGPLAAALGASEQALRLILSIFLGYPLALYHRHFLFYKDCYLTHLFHVFSGISIAYFNFGTQLYHSLLCIGLQFLILRLMGRTVTAVLTTFCFQMAYLLAGYYYTATDQYDIKWTMPHCVLTLKLIGLAIDYYDGGKDQRALSAEQRDQALRGVPSLLEVAGFSYFYGAFLVGPQFSMNNYMKLVRGEMTDDPGKKPNSVGPALRRLGLGLFYLVGYTLFSPYITDDYLLTADYASRPFWFRCVYMMVWGKFVLYKYVTCWLVSEGVCILSGLGYNGRDAQGRPRWDACANMKVWLFETTPLFNGTIASFNINTNSWVAWYIFKRLKFLGNKLLSQGITLLFLALWHGLHSGYLVCFQLEFLIIIVERQATQLIRESPFLSALADVTLLKPFFYLAQQTVHWVFMGYSMTAFCLFTWDKWFQVYKSVYFMGHVFFFSLLFLLPRVHKVMVPRKEKLKKAE, encoded by the exons ATGACAGTGGGGGAGCGGGGCTTCGGGCTGGGGCCGCTGGCCGCGGCCCTGGGGGCGTCGGAGCAGGCGCTGCGGCTcatcctctccatcttcctcg gctacCCCCTGGCCTTGTATCATCGCCACTTCCTCTTCTACAAGGACTGCTACCTCACCCACCTCTTCCACGTCTTCTCGGGCATCTCCATCGCCTACTTCAACTTCG GGACTCAGCTGTACCACTCGCTGTTATGCATCGGGCTGCAGTTCCTCATCCTGCGCCTCATGGGCCGGACCGTCACCGCCGTCCTCACCACCTTCTGTTTCCAGATG GCCTACCTGCTGGCCGGCTACTACTACACCGCCACCGACCAATACGACATCAAGTGGACGATGCCCCACTGCGTCCTGACGCTCAAGCTGATCG gtcTGGCCATCGACTACTACGACGGAGGGAAGGATCAG CGAGCCCTGTCGGCGGAGCAGCGGGACCAGGCCCTGCGCGGGGTGCCCAGCCTCCTGGAGGTGGCCGGCTTCTCCTACTTCTACGGGGCCTTCCTCGTGGGGCCCCAGTTCTCCATGAACAACTACATGAAGCTGGTGCGCGGCGAGATGACCGACGACCCCGGCAAGAAGCCCAACAG CGTGGGGCCGGCCCTGCGGCGACTGGGCCTGGGCCTCTTCTACCTGGTAGGCTACACGCTCTTCAGCCCCTACATCACCGACGACTACCTGCTGACCGCCGACTACGCC AGCCGTCCCTTCTGGTTCCGCTGCGTGTACATGATGGTCTGGGGCAAGTTCGTGCTCTACAAATACGTCACCTGCTGGCTGGTCTCG GAAGGAGTGTGCATCCTCAGCGGGCTGGGCTACAACGGGCGTGACGCCCAGGGCCGGCCCCGGTGGGACGCCTGCGCCAACATGAAGGTCTGGCTGTTCGAGACGACGCCCCTCTTCAATGGCACCATCGCCTCCTTCAACATCAACACCAACAGCTGGGTGGCCTG GTACATCTTCAAGAGGCTCAAGTTCCTGGGCAACAAGCTCCTGTCCCAGGGGATCACGCTGCTCTTCTTGGCCCTGTGGCACGGCCTCCACTCGGGCTACCTGGTCTGCTTCCAGCTGGAGTTCCTCATCATCATCGTGGAGCGGCAG gCCACCCAGCTGATCCGGGAGAGCCCCTTCCTCAGCGCCTTGGCCGACGTCACACTCCTGAAGCCCTTCTTCTACCTTGCCCAGCAGACCGTGCACTGGGTCTTCATGGGCTACTCCATGACGGCCTTCTGCCTCTTCACGTGGGACAAGTGGTTCCAG GTCTACAAGTCCGTGTACTTCATGGGCCACGTGTTTTTCTTCAGCCTGCTCTTCCTGCTGCCGCGGGTGCACAAGGTCATGGTGCCgaggaaagagaagttaaaaaaGGCGGAGTGA